ACGGCGAACACGCCGTCGAGCACGATGACGAGGAAGATCGACTTGACCACGGAGGTCGTGGTCTGCTGGCCCAGCGATTCCGCCGATCCCTTGACCCGCAATCCCTCGCAGGCCGCGACCAGCCCGATCACCAGCGCCATGAACGGCGCCTTGATGATGCCGACCTCGAAATGGGTGACCGACACCGCCTCGCGCAGCCGCGCGATGAAGATGGCCGGGCTCATGCCGCCGTAGAGCCAGGCGACCAGGCCGCCGCCATAGAGCGCGGCCATCGAGCCCAGGAAGGCAAGGATCGGCAGGGCCACGATGAGCGCGAGAATCCGCGGCAGGATCAGCACCGAAACCGGGTCGAGCCCCATCGTGCTCAACGCGTCGATCTCCTCGCGCATCTTCATCGAGCCGAGTTCGGCGGTGGAGGCACTGCCCGAGCGGCCGGCGACCATGATGGCGACGATCAGCACGCCGATCTCGCGCAGCACCAGGATGCCGACCATGTCGACCACATAGGATTCCGCACCGAAGCGGCGGAAGTGAAAGATGCCCTGCTGTGCGATGATCGCCCCGATCAGGAAGGTGATGAGCGCGATGATGGGAATCGCCTGCCAGCCGACGCGGCCGAGCTGATAGATGGTCGGCGTCAGTCGGAACGAGCGCGGCCGGCGCAGGGCGTGAAGCAGCGCGATGCTTGTCGCGCCCAGCATATGCAGAAAGGCCGCGCCATCGGCCGTCGTATCGCGCGCGATGCGGTCGAGCCGCTCGATCAAGGCGCTGCGCCGTGTGGTCGCCGCCGGCCTGGTCCGGTTCAGGCCATGCAGCTCATCCAGCAATCCGGAATAGGAATCGGGGACTGCGACAAACCGCGCTTGCGGGGCCGTCGTGCCGCCTGAGCGCGCCAGCTTCTCGAACAGCCAGGCACCCACCGTGTCGAGCGCGGTCACCCCGCTCAAGTCGATCGCGCCGATCGCGCCTGCACGGACGCCCCTGCAGAGCCGTTCGAGGGTCTCGACATTCTCGACCGTCCAGGCGCCGGTCGGGCGCAGCGCTCGCGGTTCGTGCGGCGTCACGGTCAGCCCGGGCAAATCGGCGGTGCCGGCGGCGGCCAGAATGGATACGTCAGTCACAGCAAACTCCTTCTCGTTTCTCATAGGGCCGGGCGCCGCGAAACCAATTGACCCAGCGCAAGGAGCCGCGGTTCACGCCGTTGATTCACATCAAAAACGTGGAACGCGATCCGCCCTAGCGTGCGACACAGGAGATGCGGCCATGACCTATCGCCATGACATTCTGGACGAGCTGCAGGCGCTCAAGCGCGAGGCGGGCCGCCGGCTGCAGGCGGGTGCCGACGAACTGCGCGAGGCGTCCAGCGAAACGGCCAAGACCATCGGCGCCGACATGAGGGCATTCGTGACCGACCTTCGCGATGCGCTCTCGCTTGACGAGGCCGAGATCGAACGCATCTTCGCCGGACGCGCCGCCGCGGCGCTGACGACTGCGCTGGTGCTCGGCGTCGTGATCGGCGCGACCTTGAGGAAGAAGCCATGAATGCAAGCCGGTTCGCAAGCCACGCGCGCGCGCTGTGGCGCACGGAACGCATCGTCGCCGAACTCCGCCTGAAGCGGCTGCTGGGTAACCTCGGATTGCAGGCGCTGGCCGCGCTGGCAACATCCTGCGCACTGCTGCTGTTCGAGCTCGCGGCCTATTTCG
This genomic interval from Bradyrhizobium sp. NP1 contains the following:
- a CDS encoding ABC transporter permease, with translation MPGLTVTPHEPRALRPTGAWTVENVETLERLCRGVRAGAIGAIDLSGVTALDTVGAWLFEKLARSGGTTAPQARFVAVPDSYSGLLDELHGLNRTRPAATTRRSALIERLDRIARDTTADGAAFLHMLGATSIALLHALRRPRSFRLTPTIYQLGRVGWQAIPIIALITFLIGAIIAQQGIFHFRRFGAESYVVDMVGILVLREIGVLIVAIMVAGRSGSASTAELGSMKMREEIDALSTMGLDPVSVLILPRILALIVALPILAFLGSMAALYGGGLVAWLYGGMSPAIFIARLREAVSVTHFEVGIIKAPFMALVIGLVAACEGLRVKGSAESLGQQTTTSVVKSIFLVIVLDGVFAVFFASIGM